The following proteins are encoded in a genomic region of Hippoglossus hippoglossus isolate fHipHip1 chromosome 3, fHipHip1.pri, whole genome shotgun sequence:
- the LOC117755295 gene encoding protocadherin-9 isoform X4 — MDLKDYYLLGTLLACIWLDPSIAQELIYPIREELQENVLIGNIPKDLNISHTNAATGTSANLVYRLVSKAGDNPLVRVLSSTGEIFTTSNRIDREKLCPGPSFEDSECSFEIEVVILPNDYFRLIKIKIVVKDTNDNAPMFPSPVINISIPENTLINSRFAIPSATDPDTGPNSVHKYELINGQSAFGLDIVETPEGEKWPQLIVQQNLDREQKDTYVMKIKVEDGGSPQKSSTAILQVTVTDVNDNRPVFKENQIEVHIPENSPIGTSVVQLLATDADVGANAEIRYVFGTQVSPATKRLFALNTTSGLITVQRPLDREETAIHKLSVLASDGSSSPARATVTINVTDVNDNPPNIDLRYIISPINGTVFLSEKDPINTKIALITVSDKDTDINGKVICFIEKDVPFHLKAVYDNQYLLETSALLDYEGTKEYNFKIVASDSGKPSLNQTALVRVRLEDENDNPPIFTQPVIELAVMENNKRDLFLTTLSATDEDSGKNAEIVYQLGPNASFFDLDRKTGVLTASRVFDREDQDRFLFTITARDNGTPPLQTQAAVIVTVLDENDNNPKFTHNHFQFFVSENLPKYSTVGVITVTDSDAGENAAVSLSILNDNENFILDPYSGVIKSNVSFDREQQSSYTFDVRAVDSGRPPCSSAAKVTINVIDVNDNTPIVIYPPSNTSFKLVPLSSIPGSVVAEVFAVDGDTGMNAELKYTIVSGNNKGLFRIDPVTGNITLEEKPAVTDIGLHRLVVNISDLGYPKSLHTLVLVFLYVNDTVGNSTLIYDLIRRTMETPIDRNIGESSETYQSGDYLTIMIAFVTGAFVVIIVIFVTVLLRCRHASRFKAAQRKKQGAEWMSPNTENKQNKKKKRKKRKSPKSSLLNFVTIEGNKPDDPAHEPINGTISLPTELEEQGIGRFDWNATPTTTFKPSSPDLARHYKSASPQSAFHLKADTPVSVKKHHVIQELPLDNTFVGGCDTLSKRSSTSSDHFSASECSSQGGFKTKGPMHTRQQAINQVDILAPYLFQHGTTMEKRTDDKMQLKNT, encoded by the exons ATGGATCTAAAAGACTATTACCTGTTGGGCACCCTACTCGCCTGCATATGGCTCGATCCTTCGATAGCCCAAGAGCTGATCTACCCCATCAGAGAGGAGttgcaggaaaatgtcctcaTTGGAAACATACCAAAGGACCTAAACATATCCCATACAAATGCTGCCACTGGAACAAGTGCTAATCTGGTCTACCGGCTCGTCTCCAAAGCGGGAGATAACCCTCTGGTCCGCGTTCTGAGCAGCACTGGCGAGATTTTCACAACATCAAACCGAATCGACAGGGAGAAGTTGTGCCCCGGTCCCTCGTTTGAGGACAGCGAGTGCTCCTTTGAAATTGAAGTGGTCATCCTGCCTAATGATTATTTCAGGCTGATTAAGATCAAAATAGTCGTCAAAGACACAAATGATAATGCCCCCATGTTCCCGTCCCCTGTGATCAACATCTCTATCCCCGAGAACACGCTCATTAACAGCCGCTTTGCTATTCCCTCCGCCACTGACCCAGACACTGGCCCCAACAGTGTCCACAAATATGAGCTGATCAACGGGCAAAGTGCCTTCGGCTTAGACATAGTGGAAACGCCTGAGGGGGAGAAGTGGCCCCAGCTCATTGTGCAGCAGAATCTGGACAGAGAGCAGAAGGATACATACGTAATGAAGATCAAGGTGGAGGACGGTGGCAGTCCGCAGAAATCCAGCACTGCCATTCTACAAGTTACAGTAACAGATGTCAATGATAACAGGCCGGTGTTTAAAGAGAACCAGATAGAGGTGCACATACCGGAGAACTCCCCCATTGGCACGTCTGTGGTGCAGCTTCTGGCCACGGATGCAGACGTGGGGGCAAATGCAGAGATACGTTATGTATTTGGGACTCAGGTGTCTCCTGCCACGAAAAGACTCTTTGCACTGAACACAACATCTGGCCTAATTACAGTGCAGAGACCCCTGGACAGAGAAGAAACAGCTATTCACAAGCTCTCTGTTTTAGCCAGTGATGGCAGCTCCAGTCCTGCCAGAGCTACTGTCACCATAAATGTGACTGATGTTAATGACAATCCGCCTAATATAGACCTGAGGTACATAATCAGTCCCATTAATGGCACTGTTTTCCTGTCGGAGAAGGATCCCATCAATACCAAGATAGCACTCATCACGGTGTCAGACAAAGACACCGACATCAACGGCAAGGTCATTTGTTTCATCGAGAAGGATGTGCCCTTCCATCTCAAAGCCGTGTACGACAACCAGTATCTGCTGGAGACATCCGCACTGCTCGACTACGAAGGGACCAAGGAATACAACTTTAAAATTGTAGCGTCAGACTCTGGGAAACCGAGCCTGAATCAGACTGCCTTGGTTAGAGTGAGGCTGGAGGATGAGAATGACAACCCACCTATTTTTACTCAGCCAGTCATTGAGCTGGCTGTTATGGAAAACAACAAACGTGACCTGTTCCTCACCACTCTCAGCGCCACGGACGAGGACAGCGGGAAGAACGCAGAGATTGTTTATCAGCTGGGACCGAACGCATCGTTCTTCGACCTCGACCGCAAAACAGGGGTGCTGACTGCGTCCCGGGTTTTTGACCGGGAGGATCAGGATAGGTTTCTCTTCACCATAACGGCAAGAGATAACGGGACCCCCCCACTGCAAACGCAGGCAGCTGTTATTGTAACTGTGCTGGATGAAAACGATAACAACCCCAAGTTCACGCATAACcactttcagttttttgtgtCGGAGAATCTACCTAAATACAGCACGGTGGGGGTGATAACTGTGACGGACTCAGACGCTGGAGAAAacgctgctgtttctctctccatcctgaaTGACAATGAGAACTTTATACTGGATCCTTACTCCGGGGTGATAAAATCCAATGTGTCATTCGATAGGGAGCAACAGAGCTCCTACACTTTTGATGTCAGGGCTGTGGACAGTGGCAGGCCCCCTTGCTCCTCAGCTGCCAAGGTGACCATCAATGTCATTGACGTGAACGACAACACCCCCATCGTCATCTACCCCCCCTCCAACACATCTTTCAAGCTCGTTCCGCTCTCCTCCATCCCAGGATCTGTGGTCGCAGAAGTGTTCGCTGTAGATGGTGATACCGGAATGAACGCAGAACTCAAATACACGATTGTGAGTGGAAACAACAAGGGTCTGTTCAGAATTGACCCCGTCACAGGGAATATTACTCTGGAGGAGAAACCAGCGGTGACTGACATAGGCTTACACAGATTAGTTGTCAATATCAGTGACCTGGGATATCCTAAATCTCTCCATACTCTGGTGCTGGTATTTCTGTATGTCAATGACACTGTGGGCAACTCAACGCTCATATATGACCTCATCCGACGCACCATGGAGACCCCAATAGACCGGAACATAGGGGAGAGCAGTGAAACTTATCAAAGTGGTGACTATTTAACCATCATGATAGCCTTTGTTACCGGCGCCTTTGTGGTGATCATTGTCATCTttgtcactgtgctgctgcgCTGTCGCCACGCGTCGAGGTTTAAAGCGGCACAGAGAAAAAAGCAGGGAGCCGAGTGGATGTCGCCCAACACGGAGAACAAGcagaacaagaagaaaaagcGCAAGAAAAGGAAATCCCCAAAAAGTTCCCTGCTCAACTTTGTCACCATTGAGGGGAACAAACCTGACGATCCTGCCCACGAGCCAATCAACGGAACCATCAGCTTGCCAACCGAGCTGGAGGAGCAAGGGATTGGACGCTTTGATTGGAATGCCACACCCACCACAACCTTCAAACCCAGCAGCCCCGACCTGGCCCGGCACTACAAGTCCGCCTCGCCACAATCGGCCTTCCACCTCAAGGCTGACACGCCGGTGTCGGTGAAGAAGCACCACGTGATTCAGGAGCTCCCATTGGATAACACATTTGTCGGGGGCTGCGACACCCTTTCCAAGAGGTCCTCCACGAGCTCCGACCACTTCAGTGCCTCAGAGTGCAGCTCCCAAGGAGGGTTCAAGACGAAGGGCCCCATGCACACCAGACAGCAG GCAATCAATCAAGTTGACATACTGGCTCCATATTTATTCCAACACGGCACGACGATGGAAAAAAGAACTGACGACAAAATGCAGCTTAAAAACACTTGA